One segment of Bombus pascuorum chromosome 6, iyBomPasc1.1, whole genome shotgun sequence DNA contains the following:
- the LOC132908386 gene encoding tRNA (cytidine(32)/guanosine(34)-2'-O)-methyltransferase-like, with translation MGKTSKDKRDIYYRRAKEEGWRARSAFKLLQIDNECHILDGVNKAVDLCAAPGSWSQVLSRRLNENYKKALETGNATPPKIVAVDLQAMAPMEGVIQIQGDITNINTAKQIISHFDNEQADLVVCDGAPDVTGLHDMDIYIQSQLLLAALNITTHILRQGGTFVAKIFRAKDVTLLYAQLKIFFPYVYCTKPSSSRNSSIEAFVVCKDYSPPEGYKPHMLNPLLTHEPCDFNELTGVNRVIVPFVVCGDLNQPDSDTCYPLDFEGKEYTYHEPVQTPIAPPYQEALTLLENRDTDFRRSDVNVVVDNLNSMTIEDFKKQAKQKHKETNENKVTKLQDSKNDDNNEDTLGLDQLMSVQLSDESDNKDNTT, from the exons ATGGGAAAAACATCGAAAGATAAacgagatatttattatcgacgagcaaaagaagaaggatGGAGAGCAAGGAGCGCTTTCAAATTGCTTCAAATAGATAACGAGTGTCATATTTTAGATG GAGTTAACAAAGCTGTGGATCTGTGTGCTGCACCTGGTAGCTGGAGTCAGGTTTTATCGCGAAGATTAAA CGAGAATTACAAAAAGGCTTTGGAAACAGGAAATGCAACACCTCCAAAAATAGTTGCGGTTGATTTACAAGCGATGGCACCAATGGAAGGAGTGATTCAAATTCAAGGAGACATTACCAACATTAACACTGCAAAGCaaattatttctcattttgACAATGAACAGGCTGATTTGGTAGTTTGCGATGGAGCACCAGAtg TTACAGGTTTACATGATATGGACATTTATATTCAGTCACAATTATTATTAGCAGCTCTAAACATTACTACTCATATACTAAGGCAAGGAGGCACGTTTGtagcaaaaatatttagagCTAAGGATGTGACGTTACTATATGCTCagttaaagatatttttcccCTATGTTTATTGCACAAAGCCTAGCAGTTCTCGCAATTCTAGCATCGAAGCATTTGTAGTCTGTAAAGATTATTCACCACCTGAAGGTTACAAACCACATATGCTAAATCCTCTCTTAACGCACGAGCCGTGTGATTTTAATGAACTTACGGGTGTTAACAGAGTCATTGTTCCATTCGTTGTTTGTGGTGATCTTAATCAACCCGATTCTGATACGTGTTATCCGCTGGAT TTTGAAGGGAAAGAATACACATATCATGAGCCGGTACAGACACCGATTGCACCACCATACCAAGAAGCATTGACTCTATTGGAGAACAGAGATACCGATTTTAGAAGATCCGATGTTAATGTTGTAGTAGATAATCTAAATTCCATGACTATCGAAGACTTTAAAAAGCAAGCGAAGCAGAAACATAAGGagacaaatgaaaataagGTGACCAAGCTACAAGACAGCAAAAACGATGATAACAACGAAGATACATTGGGTCTTGACCAATTAATGTCTGTTCAATTATCTGATGAATctgataataaagataatacgACGTAA